The following are from one region of the Vibrio hyugaensis genome:
- a CDS encoding type II toxin-antitoxin system HigB family toxin: MRLIGLERLGGIISVDSDTNIWVSAWVAEVSNANWRSGIELVDAFPRVKCLDETSYEFPVCGSDNLNIKVTFCFNRGIAVIREVMNK; encoded by the coding sequence ATGCGTTTAATTGGATTAGAACGACTGGGCGGAATTATAAGCGTCGACAGCGATACCAACATTTGGGTTTCTGCGTGGGTTGCAGAAGTAAGTAATGCCAATTGGAGAAGTGGTATTGAATTAGTTGACGCTTTTCCCAGGGTGAAGTGCCTAGATGAAACTTCTTATGAATTTCCGGTTTGCGGTAGTGACAATCTAAACATCAAAGTCACTTTTTGCTTTAACAGAGGCATTGCTGTGATACGTGAAGTGATGAATAAATGA
- a CDS encoding ImmA/IrrE family metallo-endopeptidase, with protein sequence MSNQQPRVIRTQEQYREYLLQVEELIVQKLAPGSEEAERLELLTILIENYERSHYVIEPIDPIEAIKFRMAEKGLKQVDLAPYFGTKSRVSEVLSGKRPLTVPMIKALSVGLGIAPQTLLGLESESDYTSTSNKPEVNWSKFPIKEMLSRGWIEKVSSKAKQTVEEQVKDFIGSLGGTTASASFKRTLSGDAYSPLSHYKLYAWVARVIQKARNKKLENTFDEGVLGKDFLKDLAQLSWSEYGPLLAVEYLEKHGICVVIEPALKGTSVDGAAMKDIDGKPIIGLSLRQDRLDNFWFTLLHEVVHIWKHADLNKTFVDDIENHRDSKDKFEAEANRIARDTFIPRMVWKRSEAYLNPSRDSIDSLSRELNIHPAIIAGRLRRESGKYNQYSDLIGQGDVRKHFPCKHW encoded by the coding sequence ATGAGTAACCAACAACCTAGAGTTATTAGAACTCAAGAGCAATATCGCGAATATCTACTTCAAGTCGAAGAATTGATTGTTCAGAAATTAGCTCCGGGTTCAGAAGAAGCTGAGCGTTTAGAGTTGCTAACAATTCTTATAGAGAATTACGAACGCTCTCACTATGTGATAGAGCCGATAGACCCTATAGAGGCTATTAAGTTTAGGATGGCTGAAAAGGGATTAAAGCAAGTTGATTTAGCTCCCTATTTTGGAACGAAAAGTCGAGTTTCTGAGGTGCTATCCGGGAAGCGTCCATTAACCGTTCCAATGATCAAAGCATTATCGGTTGGACTGGGTATTGCTCCCCAAACTTTATTAGGACTTGAAAGTGAGTCTGACTATACGAGCACTTCAAACAAGCCAGAGGTCAACTGGTCGAAGTTCCCAATAAAGGAAATGCTTTCAAGAGGTTGGATTGAGAAGGTTAGCTCAAAGGCTAAGCAAACCGTTGAAGAGCAAGTTAAAGACTTTATTGGAAGTCTTGGAGGCACTACGGCATCAGCGTCTTTTAAAAGGACACTTTCAGGAGACGCTTATTCGCCACTAAGTCATTATAAACTCTATGCATGGGTAGCTCGTGTCATTCAAAAGGCTAGAAACAAAAAACTCGAGAATACTTTTGATGAGGGTGTGCTAGGCAAAGATTTTCTTAAGGATCTAGCTCAACTAAGTTGGTCTGAATATGGTCCTCTTTTAGCTGTCGAGTATTTAGAGAAACATGGTATTTGCGTTGTAATAGAGCCAGCCTTGAAAGGCACGTCTGTTGATGGCGCTGCTATGAAAGATATCGATGGTAAACCAATTATTGGCTTGTCTTTAAGGCAGGATCGCCTCGATAACTTCTGGTTTACCTTACTCCACGAGGTGGTTCATATCTGGAAGCATGCAGACTTAAACAAGACCTTTGTAGATGACATTGAAAATCACAGAGATAGCAAAGATAAGTTTGAAGCAGAGGCAAATCGGATCGCAAGAGATACTTTCATACCTCGAATGGTTTGGAAGCGTAGCGAAGCATATTTAAATCCCAGCCGGGATTCGATAGATAGTTTGTCCCGAGAGTTAAACATACATCCGGCTATCATTGCTGGAAGGTTAAGACGCGAATCGGGGAAATATAATCAGTATTCAGATTTGATTGGTCAAGGAGATGTCAGAAAGCACTTTCCTTGTAAGCATTGGTAA